Proteins encoded by one window of Halobaculum halobium:
- a CDS encoding two-component system sensor histidine kinase NtrB, with protein sequence MDSEPVGDLSPLFFTELVETVGVGVAVYGDDGSYVYVNEAYADFFGVDSTELVGTPLWDIVPRIDADQFDRYWASFEVGETRSTETVHEYNGTTVPVDTITTRRIFDGTAYHFGTIKDISERKEREREISRQNERLDDFARVVSHDLRNPLNIAQGYLDILTEDVDRDELALAINSLDRMDTLITELLTLAKSGDGIGDTEQVSVSEVAEAAWNTVSTGAADIVYPDRSVAVIADRSRLQQLFENLFRNAIEHGGERTTVTVETRSDGFSVADDGVGIPVEERETVFDTGYTTVEDGTGFGLNIVEEVATAHGWSVEITESAGGGARFDISGVEFAD encoded by the coding sequence ATGGACTCCGAGCCTGTTGGGGATCTCTCCCCGCTGTTCTTCACCGAGCTCGTCGAGACGGTCGGCGTTGGCGTCGCCGTCTACGGCGACGACGGCTCGTACGTCTACGTCAACGAGGCGTATGCCGACTTCTTCGGCGTCGATTCGACGGAGCTGGTGGGCACGCCACTCTGGGATATCGTCCCGCGGATCGACGCGGACCAGTTCGACCGCTACTGGGCGTCGTTCGAGGTTGGCGAAACCCGGAGCACCGAGACGGTGCACGAGTACAACGGGACGACCGTGCCGGTCGACACGATCACCACGCGGCGGATATTCGACGGGACGGCGTACCACTTCGGAACGATCAAAGACATCTCCGAGCGGAAGGAGCGGGAGCGGGAGATCTCCCGTCAAAACGAGCGACTCGACGACTTCGCCAGGGTGGTCTCACACGACCTCCGCAATCCGCTCAACATCGCGCAGGGCTATCTCGACATTCTCACCGAGGACGTCGACCGAGACGAGCTCGCACTCGCGATCAATTCGCTGGACCGGATGGACACGCTGATAACGGAACTGCTCACGCTCGCCAAGAGCGGCGACGGTATCGGCGACACCGAGCAGGTCTCCGTCTCCGAGGTGGCGGAGGCAGCGTGGAACACCGTTTCGACGGGGGCGGCGGACATCGTCTATCCCGACCGGAGCGTCGCCGTCATCGCCGACCGGTCGCGTCTCCAGCAGCTCTTCGAGAACCTCTTTCGGAACGCGATCGAACACGGCGGCGAGCGCACCACCGTCACCGTCGAAACGCGATCCGACGGCTTCTCGGTCGCTGACGACGGGGTCGGCATCCCAGTTGAAGAACGCGAGACGGTCTTCGACACCGGCTACACGACCGTCGAAGACGGGACCGGCTTCGGCCTCAACATCGTTGAGGAGGTCGCGACCGCACACGGGTGGTCGGTGGAGATAACCGAAAGCGCCGGCGGCGGCGCACGGTTCGACATCTCCGGCGTCGAGTTCGCCGACTGA